In the genome of Denticeps clupeoides chromosome 13, fDenClu1.1, whole genome shotgun sequence, one region contains:
- the ksr1b gene encoding kinase suppressor of Ras 1 isoform X6 produces MQTGSLQAPVEVHDAVPEQLSLETLLQMSSSQMRETMKKLGTSSEDCSRISAALSCLKSATEQGVELKEDGIPWIVEPTSRAGDGASQVLIDQLSCQPMSPVGPPSPHSLTPSTPGTPATPTVSVPTTPVIVHSRSVSVSGLPCSEPPEVYIHNGLMDPFPSSPKLGRFFGHLATPPVTPPSKKRNLLKPPRTPPPPSRMLLAQLLPSITRSKSHESQLANRIEEPPPSKPGKKNRPTLNGCGGSVSEDSALLSARTPVGLASFVLPSTPTLVEDSKNNLHRSSPQTVRRDIGLPVTHRFSTKSWLSQVCQVCHKNMMFGVKCKHCKLKCHNRCTKDAPPCRISLLTLPIRRTESVPDINTTTADRPSDPQQFGTLPKVVTKKEPSPLPTQLDSSSNPSSTTSSTPSSPAPFNTSNVTPPPVPPNPSPKGGRDGRFHFPAVFYYQPRQQFIFPDVSGCSAQHPETYHSPSKPEQSEADLQHHEQQEEEQEEEEEEEEEAVAEEEEDGGGDGDGEDASEDSDVGELEDVPNRRGSRWRGPISRKASQTSVYLQEWDVPFDQLELGELIGKGRWGKVHRGRWHGEVAVRLMEIDGTIQEHLKLFKKEVMNYRQTRHENVVLFMGACMNPPQLAIITSFCKGRTLFSAVRDSKFTLDLNKTRQIAQEIVKGMGYLHAKGIVHKDLKSKNVFYDSNKVVITDFGLFGMSGVVQEGRRENELKLPHGWICYLAPEIVRRMTPGSYEDSLPFSKAADVYAFGTIWYELQARDWPITKQPAESLIWLVGSGTSIKRVLSEVSLGKEVTEILSACWSYQLEVRPPFTQISDMLEKLPKLNRRLSHPGHFWKSSEPWHHHCLREQCSQGLRSRCPFTSK; encoded by the exons ATGCAGACCGGGAGTCTACAGGCACCTGTTGAAGtccatgat GCAGTACCAGAGCAGCTGTCACTAGAGACTCTGCTGCAGATGTCCAGCTCCCAGATGAGGGAGACCATGAAGAAGCTGGGCACCAGCTCAGAGGACTGTTCTCGCATCAGTGCTGCCCTCTCCTGTCTGAAAAGTGCAACTGAACAAG GAGTGGAGCTGAAGGAGGATGGAATTCCTTGGATCGTAGAGCCAACCTCACGGGCAGGGGACGGTGCCTCTCAGGTCCTGATAGACCAACTTTCCTGCCAGCCCATGAGCCCAGTAGGACCCCCCAGCCCCCATTCGCTGACACCCAGCACCCCTGGTACACCAGCCACACCCACAGTCAGTGTCCCCACCACCCCAGTCATCGTCCACTCGCGCTCCGTGTCCGTGTCGGGGTTGCCCTGCAGTGAGCCCCCGGAGGTCTACATCCACAACGGCCTCATGGACCCCTTCCCTTCGTCACCAAAGCTGGGCCGTTTCTTTGGACACCTGGCCACGCCCCCAGTGACGCCGCCTTCCAAAAAGCGCAATTTACTGAAGCCCCCGCGGACGCCCCCACCCCCGTCACGGATGCTGCTGGCACAGCTGCTGCCGAGCATCACCCGCAGCAAGAGCCACGAGTCCCAGCTGGCCAATCGCATCGAGGAGCCGCCACCCAGCAA GCCCGGGAAAAAGAACAGGCCCACTCTGAACGGCTGCGGCGGGAGTGTTTCCGAAGACTCGGCCCTCCTCTCCGCACGCACACCCGTCGGCCTCGCCTCCTTCGTCCTCCCCAGCACTCCCACCCTGGTGGAGGACAGCAAGA ACAACCTGCACAGGAGCTCCCCTCAGACAGTCAGGAGGGACATCGGCCTCCCGGTCACCCACAG GTTTTCCACCAAGTCCTGGCTGTCCCAAGTGTGCCAAGTGTGCCATAAGAACATGATGTTCGGAGTGAAGTGTAAGCACTGCAA GTTAAAGTGCCACAACAGGTGTACAAAAGACGCGCCCCCCTGCCGGATTTCGCTTCTCACTC TTCCAATCAGGCGGACGGAATCTGTCCCGGACATTAACACCACCACCGCCGACCGGCCGTCCGACCCTCAGCAGTTCGGCACCTTGCCCAAGGTCGTCACCAAAAAG gaaCCCAGTCCTCTGCCGACCCAGCTGGACTCCAGCAGTAACCCCTCCTCCACCACATCCTCCACGCCCTCATCCCCGGCCCCCTTCAACACCAGCAACGTGACCCCACCCCCGGTACCCCCTAACCCCTCCCCCAAAGGTGGTCGCGATGGCAGGTTCCATTTTCCAG CTGTCTTCTACTATCAGCCTAGACAGCAGTTTATCTTCCCCG ACGTGTCCGGTTGTTCTGCGCAGCATCCAGAGACCTACCACAGCCCGAG CAAGCCGGAGCAGAGCGAGGCGGATCTGCAGCACCacgagcagcaggaggaggagcaggaggaggaggaggaggaggaggaggaagccgTGGCG gaggaagaggaagacggGGGAGGCGACGGGGACGGGGAAGACGCTTCAGAAGATAGCGATGTCGGTGAACTGGAGGACGTGCCGAACCGCCGGGGAAGCCGCTGGCGGGGGCCCATCTCGCGGAAGGCCAGCCAGACCAGCGTGTACCTGCAGGAGTGGGACGTGCCCTTCGACCAGCTGGAGCTCGGGGAGCTGATCGGGAAGGGGCGCTGGGGGAAGGTCCACCGCGGCCGCTGGCACGGCGAGGTGGCGGTCCGGCTGATGGAGATCGACGGCACCATCCAGGAGCACCTGAAACTCTTCAAGAAGGAGGTGATGAACTACCGGCAGACGAGACACGAGAACGTGGTCCTGTTCATGGGGGCGTGCATGAACCCTCCGCAGCTGGCCATCATCACCAG TTTCTGTAAGGGAAGGACGCTCTTCTCGGCTGTCAGAGACTCCAAGTTTACCCTTGACCTCAACAAGACCAGACAGATCGCCCAGGAGATTGTAAAG ggaatgGGGTACCTTCATGCCAAAGGAATCGTACATAAAGATCTCAAGTCCAAGAACGTGTTTTACGACAGTAACAAGGTGGTCATAACCGACTTCGGCCTGTTTGGGATGTCTGGAGTCGTGCAGGAAGGAAG GCGTGAGAATGAACTGAAGCTGCCTCATGGCTGGATCTGTTACCTGGCCCCCGAGATCGTACGGAGGATGACCCCTGGAAGCTACGAGGACAGCCTGCCCTTCTCCAAAGCTGCAGACGTTTACGCTTTTGG AACAATCTGGTATGAACTGCAGGCGCGCGACTGGCCAATCACCAAGCAGCCTGCCGAGTCCCTGATCTGGCTAGTGGGCAGTGGGACCAGCATAAAAAGAGTCCTGTCAGAGGTCAGCCTGGGCAAGGAGGTCACC GAGATCCTCTCGGCCTGCTGGTCGTACCAGCTGGAGGTCAGACCGCCGTTCACCCAGATCTCCGACATGCTGGAGAAGCTGCCCAAGCTGAACCGCCGCCTCTCGCACCCTGGACACTTCTGGAAGTCGTCCGA ACCATGGCATCACCACTGTCTGCGGGAACAGTGCAGCCAGGGCCTGCGTTCCCGCTGTCCCTTCACGTCCAAATGA
- the ksr1b gene encoding kinase suppressor of Ras 1 isoform X4, whose product MDSAPARAGAGAGAGAVAAGEDRPDRGGVSGPAAAAAALQQCQLIQSMIDISISSLQGLRTKCAASNDLTQQEIRTVEAVPEQLSLETLLQMSSSQMRETMKKLGTSSEDCSRISAALSCLKSATEQGVELKEDGIPWIVEPTSRAGDGASQVLIDQLSCQPMSPVGPPSPHSLTPSTPGTPATPTVSVPTTPVIVHSRSVSVSGLPCSEPPEVYIHNGLMDPFPSSPKLGRFFGHLATPPVTPPSKKRNLLKPPRTPPPPSRMLLAQLLPSITRSKSHESQLANRIEEPPPSKPGKKNRPTLNGCGGSVSEDSALLSARTPVGLASFVLPSTPTLVEDSKNNLHRSSPQTVRRDIGLPVTHRFSTKSWLSQVCQVCHKNMMFGVKCKHCKLKCHNRCTKDAPPCRISLLTLPIRRTESVPDINTTTADRPSDPQQFGTLPKVVTKKEPSPLPTQLDSSSNPSSTTSSTPSSPAPFNTSNVTPPPVPPNPSPKGGRDGRFHFPAVFYYQPRQQFIFPDVSGCSAQHPETYHSPSKPEQSEADLQHHEQQEEEQEEEEEEEEEAVAEEEEDGGGDGDGEDASEDSDVGELEDVPNRRGSRWRGPISRKASQTSVYLQEWDVPFDQLELGELIGKGRWGKVHRGRWHGEVAVRLMEIDGTIQEHLKLFKKEVMNYRQTRHENVVLFMGACMNPPQLAIITSFCKGRTLFSAVRDSKFTLDLNKTRQIAQEIVKGMGYLHAKGIVHKDLKSKNVFYDSNKVVITDFGLFGMSGVVQEGRRENELKLPHGWICYLAPEIVRRMTPGSYEDSLPFSKAADVYAFGTIWYELQARDWPITKQPAESLIWLVGSGTSIKRVLSEVSLGKEVTEILSACWSYQLEVRPPFTQISDMLEKLPKLNRRLSHPGHFWKSSEPWHHHCLREQCSQGLRSRCPFTSK is encoded by the exons GCAGTACCAGAGCAGCTGTCACTAGAGACTCTGCTGCAGATGTCCAGCTCCCAGATGAGGGAGACCATGAAGAAGCTGGGCACCAGCTCAGAGGACTGTTCTCGCATCAGTGCTGCCCTCTCCTGTCTGAAAAGTGCAACTGAACAAG GAGTGGAGCTGAAGGAGGATGGAATTCCTTGGATCGTAGAGCCAACCTCACGGGCAGGGGACGGTGCCTCTCAGGTCCTGATAGACCAACTTTCCTGCCAGCCCATGAGCCCAGTAGGACCCCCCAGCCCCCATTCGCTGACACCCAGCACCCCTGGTACACCAGCCACACCCACAGTCAGTGTCCCCACCACCCCAGTCATCGTCCACTCGCGCTCCGTGTCCGTGTCGGGGTTGCCCTGCAGTGAGCCCCCGGAGGTCTACATCCACAACGGCCTCATGGACCCCTTCCCTTCGTCACCAAAGCTGGGCCGTTTCTTTGGACACCTGGCCACGCCCCCAGTGACGCCGCCTTCCAAAAAGCGCAATTTACTGAAGCCCCCGCGGACGCCCCCACCCCCGTCACGGATGCTGCTGGCACAGCTGCTGCCGAGCATCACCCGCAGCAAGAGCCACGAGTCCCAGCTGGCCAATCGCATCGAGGAGCCGCCACCCAGCAA GCCCGGGAAAAAGAACAGGCCCACTCTGAACGGCTGCGGCGGGAGTGTTTCCGAAGACTCGGCCCTCCTCTCCGCACGCACACCCGTCGGCCTCGCCTCCTTCGTCCTCCCCAGCACTCCCACCCTGGTGGAGGACAGCAAGA ACAACCTGCACAGGAGCTCCCCTCAGACAGTCAGGAGGGACATCGGCCTCCCGGTCACCCACAG GTTTTCCACCAAGTCCTGGCTGTCCCAAGTGTGCCAAGTGTGCCATAAGAACATGATGTTCGGAGTGAAGTGTAAGCACTGCAA GTTAAAGTGCCACAACAGGTGTACAAAAGACGCGCCCCCCTGCCGGATTTCGCTTCTCACTC TTCCAATCAGGCGGACGGAATCTGTCCCGGACATTAACACCACCACCGCCGACCGGCCGTCCGACCCTCAGCAGTTCGGCACCTTGCCCAAGGTCGTCACCAAAAAG gaaCCCAGTCCTCTGCCGACCCAGCTGGACTCCAGCAGTAACCCCTCCTCCACCACATCCTCCACGCCCTCATCCCCGGCCCCCTTCAACACCAGCAACGTGACCCCACCCCCGGTACCCCCTAACCCCTCCCCCAAAGGTGGTCGCGATGGCAGGTTCCATTTTCCAG CTGTCTTCTACTATCAGCCTAGACAGCAGTTTATCTTCCCCG ACGTGTCCGGTTGTTCTGCGCAGCATCCAGAGACCTACCACAGCCCGAG CAAGCCGGAGCAGAGCGAGGCGGATCTGCAGCACCacgagcagcaggaggaggagcaggaggaggaggaggaggaggaggaggaagccgTGGCG gaggaagaggaagacggGGGAGGCGACGGGGACGGGGAAGACGCTTCAGAAGATAGCGATGTCGGTGAACTGGAGGACGTGCCGAACCGCCGGGGAAGCCGCTGGCGGGGGCCCATCTCGCGGAAGGCCAGCCAGACCAGCGTGTACCTGCAGGAGTGGGACGTGCCCTTCGACCAGCTGGAGCTCGGGGAGCTGATCGGGAAGGGGCGCTGGGGGAAGGTCCACCGCGGCCGCTGGCACGGCGAGGTGGCGGTCCGGCTGATGGAGATCGACGGCACCATCCAGGAGCACCTGAAACTCTTCAAGAAGGAGGTGATGAACTACCGGCAGACGAGACACGAGAACGTGGTCCTGTTCATGGGGGCGTGCATGAACCCTCCGCAGCTGGCCATCATCACCAG TTTCTGTAAGGGAAGGACGCTCTTCTCGGCTGTCAGAGACTCCAAGTTTACCCTTGACCTCAACAAGACCAGACAGATCGCCCAGGAGATTGTAAAG ggaatgGGGTACCTTCATGCCAAAGGAATCGTACATAAAGATCTCAAGTCCAAGAACGTGTTTTACGACAGTAACAAGGTGGTCATAACCGACTTCGGCCTGTTTGGGATGTCTGGAGTCGTGCAGGAAGGAAG GCGTGAGAATGAACTGAAGCTGCCTCATGGCTGGATCTGTTACCTGGCCCCCGAGATCGTACGGAGGATGACCCCTGGAAGCTACGAGGACAGCCTGCCCTTCTCCAAAGCTGCAGACGTTTACGCTTTTGG AACAATCTGGTATGAACTGCAGGCGCGCGACTGGCCAATCACCAAGCAGCCTGCCGAGTCCCTGATCTGGCTAGTGGGCAGTGGGACCAGCATAAAAAGAGTCCTGTCAGAGGTCAGCCTGGGCAAGGAGGTCACC GAGATCCTCTCGGCCTGCTGGTCGTACCAGCTGGAGGTCAGACCGCCGTTCACCCAGATCTCCGACATGCTGGAGAAGCTGCCCAAGCTGAACCGCCGCCTCTCGCACCCTGGACACTTCTGGAAGTCGTCCGA ACCATGGCATCACCACTGTCTGCGGGAACAGTGCAGCCAGGGCCTGCGTTCCCGCTGTCCCTTCACGTCCAAATGA
- the ksr1b gene encoding kinase suppressor of Ras 1 isoform X7, whose protein sequence is MSSSQMRETMKKLGTSSEDCSRISAALSCLKSATEQGVELKEDGIPWIVEPTSRAGDGASQVLIDQLSCQPMSPVGPPSPHSLTPSTPGTPATPTVSVPTTPVIVHSRSVSVSGLPCSEPPEVYIHNGLMDPFPSSPKLGRFFGHLATPPVTPPSKKRNLLKPPRTPPPPSRMLLAQLLPSITRSKSHESQLANRIEEPPPSKPGKKNRPTLNGCGGSVSEDSALLSARTPVGLASFVLPSTPTLVEDSKNNLHRSSPQTVRRDIGLPVTHRFSTKSWLSQVCQVCHKNMMFGVKCKHCKLKCHNRCTKDAPPCRISLLTLPIRRTESVPDINTTTADRPSDPQQFGTLPKVVTKKEPSPLPTQLDSSSNPSSTTSSTPSSPAPFNTSNVTPPPVPPNPSPKGGRDGRFHFPAVFYYQPRQQFIFPDVSGCSAQHPETYHSPSKPEQSEADLQHHEQQEEEQEEEEEEEEEAVAEEEEDGGGDGDGEDASEDSDVGELEDVPNRRGSRWRGPISRKASQTSVYLQEWDVPFDQLELGELIGKGRWGKVHRGRWHGEVAVRLMEIDGTIQEHLKLFKKEVMNYRQTRHENVVLFMGACMNPPQLAIITSFCKGRTLFSAVRDSKFTLDLNKTRQIAQEIVKGMGYLHAKGIVHKDLKSKNVFYDSNKVVITDFGLFGMSGVVQEGRRENELKLPHGWICYLAPEIVRRMTPGSYEDSLPFSKAADVYAFGTIWYELQARDWPITKQPAESLIWLVGSGTSIKRVLSEVSLGKEVTEILSACWSYQLEVRPPFTQISDMLEKLPKLNRRLSHPGHFWKSSEPWHHHCLREQCSQGLRSRCPFTSK, encoded by the exons ATGTCCAGCTCCCAGATGAGGGAGACCATGAAGAAGCTGGGCACCAGCTCAGAGGACTGTTCTCGCATCAGTGCTGCCCTCTCCTGTCTGAAAAGTGCAACTGAACAAG GAGTGGAGCTGAAGGAGGATGGAATTCCTTGGATCGTAGAGCCAACCTCACGGGCAGGGGACGGTGCCTCTCAGGTCCTGATAGACCAACTTTCCTGCCAGCCCATGAGCCCAGTAGGACCCCCCAGCCCCCATTCGCTGACACCCAGCACCCCTGGTACACCAGCCACACCCACAGTCAGTGTCCCCACCACCCCAGTCATCGTCCACTCGCGCTCCGTGTCCGTGTCGGGGTTGCCCTGCAGTGAGCCCCCGGAGGTCTACATCCACAACGGCCTCATGGACCCCTTCCCTTCGTCACCAAAGCTGGGCCGTTTCTTTGGACACCTGGCCACGCCCCCAGTGACGCCGCCTTCCAAAAAGCGCAATTTACTGAAGCCCCCGCGGACGCCCCCACCCCCGTCACGGATGCTGCTGGCACAGCTGCTGCCGAGCATCACCCGCAGCAAGAGCCACGAGTCCCAGCTGGCCAATCGCATCGAGGAGCCGCCACCCAGCAA GCCCGGGAAAAAGAACAGGCCCACTCTGAACGGCTGCGGCGGGAGTGTTTCCGAAGACTCGGCCCTCCTCTCCGCACGCACACCCGTCGGCCTCGCCTCCTTCGTCCTCCCCAGCACTCCCACCCTGGTGGAGGACAGCAAGA ACAACCTGCACAGGAGCTCCCCTCAGACAGTCAGGAGGGACATCGGCCTCCCGGTCACCCACAG GTTTTCCACCAAGTCCTGGCTGTCCCAAGTGTGCCAAGTGTGCCATAAGAACATGATGTTCGGAGTGAAGTGTAAGCACTGCAA GTTAAAGTGCCACAACAGGTGTACAAAAGACGCGCCCCCCTGCCGGATTTCGCTTCTCACTC TTCCAATCAGGCGGACGGAATCTGTCCCGGACATTAACACCACCACCGCCGACCGGCCGTCCGACCCTCAGCAGTTCGGCACCTTGCCCAAGGTCGTCACCAAAAAG gaaCCCAGTCCTCTGCCGACCCAGCTGGACTCCAGCAGTAACCCCTCCTCCACCACATCCTCCACGCCCTCATCCCCGGCCCCCTTCAACACCAGCAACGTGACCCCACCCCCGGTACCCCCTAACCCCTCCCCCAAAGGTGGTCGCGATGGCAGGTTCCATTTTCCAG CTGTCTTCTACTATCAGCCTAGACAGCAGTTTATCTTCCCCG ACGTGTCCGGTTGTTCTGCGCAGCATCCAGAGACCTACCACAGCCCGAG CAAGCCGGAGCAGAGCGAGGCGGATCTGCAGCACCacgagcagcaggaggaggagcaggaggaggaggaggaggaggaggaggaagccgTGGCG gaggaagaggaagacggGGGAGGCGACGGGGACGGGGAAGACGCTTCAGAAGATAGCGATGTCGGTGAACTGGAGGACGTGCCGAACCGCCGGGGAAGCCGCTGGCGGGGGCCCATCTCGCGGAAGGCCAGCCAGACCAGCGTGTACCTGCAGGAGTGGGACGTGCCCTTCGACCAGCTGGAGCTCGGGGAGCTGATCGGGAAGGGGCGCTGGGGGAAGGTCCACCGCGGCCGCTGGCACGGCGAGGTGGCGGTCCGGCTGATGGAGATCGACGGCACCATCCAGGAGCACCTGAAACTCTTCAAGAAGGAGGTGATGAACTACCGGCAGACGAGACACGAGAACGTGGTCCTGTTCATGGGGGCGTGCATGAACCCTCCGCAGCTGGCCATCATCACCAG TTTCTGTAAGGGAAGGACGCTCTTCTCGGCTGTCAGAGACTCCAAGTTTACCCTTGACCTCAACAAGACCAGACAGATCGCCCAGGAGATTGTAAAG ggaatgGGGTACCTTCATGCCAAAGGAATCGTACATAAAGATCTCAAGTCCAAGAACGTGTTTTACGACAGTAACAAGGTGGTCATAACCGACTTCGGCCTGTTTGGGATGTCTGGAGTCGTGCAGGAAGGAAG GCGTGAGAATGAACTGAAGCTGCCTCATGGCTGGATCTGTTACCTGGCCCCCGAGATCGTACGGAGGATGACCCCTGGAAGCTACGAGGACAGCCTGCCCTTCTCCAAAGCTGCAGACGTTTACGCTTTTGG AACAATCTGGTATGAACTGCAGGCGCGCGACTGGCCAATCACCAAGCAGCCTGCCGAGTCCCTGATCTGGCTAGTGGGCAGTGGGACCAGCATAAAAAGAGTCCTGTCAGAGGTCAGCCTGGGCAAGGAGGTCACC GAGATCCTCTCGGCCTGCTGGTCGTACCAGCTGGAGGTCAGACCGCCGTTCACCCAGATCTCCGACATGCTGGAGAAGCTGCCCAAGCTGAACCGCCGCCTCTCGCACCCTGGACACTTCTGGAAGTCGTCCGA ACCATGGCATCACCACTGTCTGCGGGAACAGTGCAGCCAGGGCCTGCGTTCCCGCTGTCCCTTCACGTCCAAATGA